From one Mycolicibacterium sp. HK-90 genomic stretch:
- a CDS encoding TetR/AcrR family transcriptional regulator: protein MRPYETLLAKGEDRRQRILSAAEKLLARNGWRNTSLAQIAREVGVTPAGLLHHFESKEHLLNAVLDARDLDDDTHADRSGDLAEEIKRVAERFVRAPELVGTFTVLLVENIQPDAPLHDRLLKRQQAARDIVTDIIKRGQLAGRYRTDFDAAIKAVEILAFVNGMETSWLLDPSLPLEEVFTAYAEMLGREIEQPVGRNGAVDL, encoded by the coding sequence GTGCGCCCCTACGAGACGCTCCTGGCCAAAGGGGAAGACCGCAGGCAGCGGATACTTTCTGCGGCCGAGAAGCTGCTGGCCCGCAACGGCTGGCGAAACACCTCGCTAGCCCAGATCGCCCGGGAGGTCGGAGTCACCCCGGCCGGTCTGTTGCACCACTTCGAGTCCAAGGAACACCTGCTCAACGCGGTGCTCGATGCCCGCGATCTCGATGACGACACCCATGCGGACCGGTCCGGCGATCTTGCGGAGGAGATCAAACGGGTTGCCGAGCGGTTCGTCCGGGCGCCTGAGTTGGTCGGCACCTTCACGGTGCTGCTGGTGGAGAACATCCAGCCCGATGCTCCGCTGCACGATCGTTTGCTGAAACGGCAACAGGCTGCGCGGGACATCGTCACCGACATCATCAAGCGCGGCCAGCTCGCCGGCCGCTACCGCACCGACTTCGACGCGGCCATCAAGGCCGTGGAGATCCTGGCATTCGTCAATGGAATGGAGACCTCATGGCTACTCGATCCCTCGCTTCCGTTGGAGGAAGTGTTCACGGCCTACGCGGAGATGCTGGGGCGGGAGATCGAGCAGCCGGTCGGCCGCAACGGGGCGGTCGACCTGTGA